In Devosia sp. 1566, a single genomic region encodes these proteins:
- a CDS encoding VOC family protein, with amino-acid sequence MTDHIDYIEFPTSNRAATTAFFQAAFGWGSLAFGSDYAALQDAGIEGGVDQSPERSAATMAIVRTDDLDAAEARVRAAGGTITRDPFDFPGGRRFHFREPGGNEMAVWVVRPE; translated from the coding sequence ATGACCGACCACATCGACTACATCGAGTTTCCGACTTCCAATCGCGCCGCCACTACCGCCTTTTTTCAGGCGGCATTTGGGTGGGGCAGCCTGGCTTTTGGTTCTGATTATGCCGCGCTGCAAGATGCGGGGATCGAGGGTGGAGTGGATCAATCTCCCGAGCGCTCGGCCGCAACAATGGCGATTGTTCGCACCGATGATCTCGATGCGGCCGAAGCCCGAGTGCGGGCTGCGGGCGGAACCATCACCCGCGATCCTTTCGACTTTCCTGGCGGACGGCGCTTTCACTTCCGTGAACCGGGAGGCAATGAAATGGCCGTATGGGTCGTACGGCCGGAGTGA